A genomic window from Salvia hispanica cultivar TCC Black 2014 chromosome 5, UniMelb_Shisp_WGS_1.0, whole genome shotgun sequence includes:
- the LOC125187566 gene encoding isocitrate dehydrogenase [NAD] regulatory subunit 1, mitochondrial-like encodes MSRRTLPIVRNLLSARFPTRSITYMPSPGDGSPRPVTLIPGDGVGPLVTDAVEQVMDAMHAPVYFERYDVRGDMKNVPPEVLESIKKNKVCLKGGLRTPVGGGVSSLNMILRKELDLYASLVHCFNLPGLPTRHDNVDIVVIRENTEGEYAGLEHEVIPGVVESLKVITKFCSERIAKYAFEYAYLNNRKKVTAVHKANIMKLADGLFLESCREVASKYPSIQYNEMIVDNCSMQLVSKPEQFDVMVTPNLYGNLVANTAAGIAGGTGFMPGGNVGSDHAIFEQGASAGNVGNDKLLVQKKANPVALLLSSAMMLRHLQFPSFADRLESAVKRVVEEGKYRTKDLGGNCTTQEVVDAVLANLE; translated from the exons ATGTCTCGCCGCACGCTCCCGATCGTCAGGAATCTCCTCTCCGCCCGATTCCCCACGCGATCCATCACCTACATGCCCAGCCCCGGCGACGGATCTCCCCGCCCCGTCACTCTCATCCCCGGAGACGGCGTCGGCCCGCTCGTGACCGACGCGGTCGAACAGGTCATGGATGCGATGCACGCGCCTGTCTATTTCGAGAGGTATGACGTGCGAGGCGACATGAAGAACGTGCCGCCGGAGGTGCTCGAATCGATTAAGAAGAATAAGGTGTGCCTGAAAGGAGGATTGAGGACTCCCGTGGGCGGAGGAGTGAGCTCGCTGAATATGATTTTGAGGAAGGAGCTCGATCTCTATGCCTCGCTCGTCCACTGCTTTAATCTGCCCGGCCTCCCCACGCGCCACGATAATGTAGATATTGTCGTGATCCGGGAGAATACCGAGGGAGAATATGCCGGTCTTGAGCATGAGGTTATTCCCGGTGTAGTTGAAAGCCTTAAG GTGATAACAAAGTTCTGTTCAGAACGGATTGCAAAATATGCTTTCGAGTATGCCTATCTCAACAACCGGAAGAAAGTGACAGCTGTGCACAAAGCTAACATCATGAAGCTTGCTGATGGTCTATTTTTAGAATCTTGTCGCGAAGTTGCTAGCAAATATCCTAGTATTCAGTACAATGAGATGATCGTGGACAACTGCTCAATGCAGCTTGTTTCCAAGCCAGAGCAATTTGATGTGATG GTAACTCCAAACCTTTATGGGAATCTGGTTGCAAATACAGCTGCTGGTATAGCAGGTGGTACTGGTTTCATGCCTGGAG GGAATGTGGGCTCTGATCATGCGATTTTTGAGCAAGGTGCTTCCGCAGGTAATGTGGGTAATGACAAATTACTGGTACAAAAGAAGGCTAATCCGGTGGCTCTGCTTCTTTCATCGGCTATGATGCTGAGACACCTGCAGTTTCCTTCATTTGCGGACCGATTGGAGTCTGCAGTGAAGCGCGTGGTAGAAGAAGGTAAATATCGAACCAAAGATCTTGGAGGAAACTGTACCACCCAGGAGGTTGTGGATGCTGTCCTTGCAAATCTGGAGTGA